Proteins from one Catenulispora sp. EB89 genomic window:
- a CDS encoding ABC transporter ATP-binding protein has translation MPEISVRSLTQTFGSSRVLDDVSFTVPDGRFVTLLGPSGCGKTTTLMSIAGFQTPSHGTIRHGDQVLFDARQRRNVPAERRELGVVFQSYALWPHLTVAANVGFPLKVRHTDRAEIKKRVGEVLELVELSHRADAHPHELSGGQQQRVALARALAHGPTALLLDEPFSNLDAKLRDRARDWLGALHRELGITTVFVTHDQTEALAMSDQILVMSGGRVVRAGAPLDVYRRPGSRFVASFLGRCNFVTGTARHVGGDGYVLDAAGLAGGVRFRSDVAPGPGAVTLAVRPESLSVSSSPRAPGAGEPGWSGQVTQSIFLGEHFLHTVQVGPQVLQVLGPQPLSGGNVQVSVVDDAASMVTDEPEAFDKFAVAEIE, from the coding sequence ATGCCTGAGATCTCGGTACGTTCCCTGACCCAGACGTTCGGGTCCTCCCGGGTCCTGGACGACGTCAGCTTCACCGTGCCCGACGGGCGGTTCGTCACCCTGCTCGGGCCGTCGGGCTGCGGGAAGACCACGACCCTGATGTCCATCGCGGGGTTCCAGACCCCGTCGCACGGCACCATCCGCCACGGCGACCAGGTGCTGTTCGACGCGCGGCAGCGCCGCAACGTCCCGGCCGAGCGCCGCGAGCTGGGGGTGGTGTTCCAGTCCTACGCGCTGTGGCCGCATCTGACGGTCGCAGCCAACGTCGGATTCCCGCTCAAGGTCCGCCACACCGACCGCGCCGAGATCAAGAAGCGGGTCGGGGAGGTCCTGGAACTCGTCGAGCTGAGCCACCGCGCCGACGCGCATCCGCATGAGCTGTCGGGAGGGCAGCAGCAGCGCGTCGCCTTGGCCCGAGCGCTGGCGCACGGCCCGACCGCGCTGCTGCTGGACGAGCCGTTCTCCAACCTGGACGCCAAGCTGCGCGACCGGGCCCGGGACTGGCTCGGCGCGCTGCACCGCGAGCTCGGCATCACGACCGTGTTCGTCACCCACGACCAGACCGAGGCGCTGGCGATGAGCGACCAGATCCTGGTGATGAGCGGCGGCCGGGTCGTGCGGGCCGGTGCGCCGCTGGACGTCTACCGGCGGCCGGGGAGTCGGTTCGTCGCCTCGTTCCTGGGCCGGTGCAACTTCGTGACCGGGACGGCGCGCCATGTCGGCGGCGACGGTTATGTGCTGGACGCGGCGGGGCTGGCCGGAGGCGTACGGTTCCGCAGCGATGTGGCGCCGGGGCCGGGGGCTGTGACCTTGGCGGTGCGGCCCGAGTCGCTGTCCGTCTCATCCTCGCCGCGCGCGCCGGGTGCCGGGGAGCCCGGCTGGTCGGGGCAGGTCACGCAGAGCATCTTCCTGGGTGAGCACTTCCTGCACACCGTGCAGGTCGGACCGCAGGTGCTGCAGGTCTTGGGTCCTCAGCCGCTGAGCGGCGGAAACGTCCAGGTCAGCGTGGTCGACGACGCCGCGAGCATGGTCACCGACGAGCCGGAGGCGTTTGACAAATTTGCTGTAGCAGAAATCGAATAG
- a CDS encoding ABC transporter permease, protein MATRTLDEAVPVAARGRNRRRHLPSAPGQYLVWAAVAVLTLAPLVPLVITSLRSKPYYLPGGVFSTDAYRQLFADSAFRSAAVNTLLFAVTTTTLAVTLGAAFAVLITRTDLPGRRWLGPALLAPLLIPPLGLIVGWESLYGPAGYLTQLWHKNLHLPVWNLTSIPGMSVLGAVVTLPIAYLTCKAVLEGADGALEDAVRASGGGTIRVLRTVTVPMLRTALLDSGMLIFTLCLEVLGIPLFLGRPANISFIASYLYDTWSNSTVPDPPIVSAGAILLLAVASALLIVRGRLLRHSARYTSGTRATPPARALELGRWRRPAALLMAGFVAVTCVIPLLGLGLMSSVTSLTTLVAPWHLWTGGNWSQTWSDPTLHRAITDSLVVAVIGSVATVALVAVATVVAGRSRFRLRRTLPALLVYPRATPGIVFGVGFFWLFLIVDWPGAMLRNSLWGELLALSVRNMTLAYIVIAPALARISPELAKAASTSGAGWWTTTRRITLPLLRPAILSAVVLMFVTLVSDYDPVVFLAKPGTELLGTTMLQTWGKGLPGPVAALALIQVLLVAVALAIGLALNSSVRRKARHA, encoded by the coding sequence ATGGCAACCCGCACCCTCGACGAAGCCGTCCCGGTCGCCGCCCGCGGCCGGAACCGGCGCCGGCACCTGCCGTCCGCACCGGGCCAGTACCTGGTGTGGGCCGCGGTCGCCGTGCTGACCCTGGCGCCGCTGGTCCCGCTGGTGATCACCTCACTGCGGTCCAAGCCCTACTACCTGCCCGGCGGCGTGTTCAGCACGGACGCCTACCGGCAGCTGTTCGCCGACTCGGCGTTCCGCAGCGCCGCCGTCAACACCCTGCTGTTCGCGGTCACCACCACCACGCTCGCGGTCACGCTCGGCGCCGCGTTCGCCGTCCTCATCACCCGCACCGACCTGCCCGGCAGACGCTGGCTGGGCCCGGCGCTGCTGGCCCCGCTGCTGATCCCGCCGCTCGGGCTGATCGTCGGCTGGGAATCGCTCTATGGGCCGGCCGGCTACCTCACGCAGCTGTGGCACAAGAACCTGCACCTGCCCGTCTGGAACCTGACCTCCATCCCCGGCATGTCAGTACTCGGAGCCGTCGTCACCCTCCCCATCGCTTATCTGACGTGCAAGGCGGTTCTGGAGGGCGCCGACGGAGCGTTGGAGGACGCGGTCCGGGCGTCCGGCGGCGGCACGATCCGCGTCCTGCGCACCGTGACCGTGCCGATGCTGCGCACCGCGCTGCTGGACTCCGGAATGCTGATCTTCACCCTGTGCCTGGAGGTCCTGGGCATCCCGCTGTTCCTCGGACGCCCGGCGAACATCAGCTTCATCGCCAGCTACCTCTACGACACCTGGTCCAACAGCACCGTCCCGGACCCGCCGATCGTCTCGGCCGGCGCGATCCTGCTGCTGGCCGTCGCCTCGGCGCTGCTGATCGTCCGCGGCAGGCTGCTGCGACACTCGGCCCGATACACCTCCGGCACCCGGGCCACGCCGCCCGCGCGCGCCCTGGAGCTGGGCCGCTGGCGCCGTCCGGCCGCGCTGCTCATGGCCGGATTCGTCGCCGTCACCTGCGTGATCCCGTTGCTCGGCCTGGGCCTGATGTCCTCGGTCACGTCGCTGACGACGCTGGTCGCGCCGTGGCACCTGTGGACCGGCGGCAACTGGAGTCAGACCTGGTCGGACCCCACGCTGCACCGGGCGATCACCGACAGCCTCGTCGTCGCGGTGATCGGCAGCGTGGCCACCGTGGCGCTGGTCGCGGTCGCCACGGTCGTCGCCGGCCGGTCGCGGTTCCGGCTGCGCCGCACGCTGCCCGCGCTGCTGGTCTATCCCCGCGCCACGCCCGGCATCGTGTTCGGCGTCGGATTCTTCTGGCTGTTCCTGATCGTGGACTGGCCCGGCGCGATGCTGCGCAACAGCCTGTGGGGCGAGCTGCTGGCGCTGAGCGTGCGCAACATGACCCTGGCGTACATCGTCATCGCCCCGGCGCTGGCCCGGATCAGTCCGGAGCTGGCGAAGGCGGCCTCGACGTCCGGCGCGGGCTGGTGGACCACGACGCGCCGGATCACCCTGCCGCTGCTGCGGCCGGCGATCCTCAGCGCGGTGGTGCTGATGTTCGTGACGCTGGTCAGCGACTACGACCCGGTGGTGTTCCTGGCCAAGCCCGGTACCGAACTGCTCGGCACCACCATGTTGCAGACCTGGGGCAAGGGGCTGCCGGGGCCGGTCGCCGCGCTGGCCCTGATCCAGGTCCTGCTGGTCGCCGTCGCGCTCGCGATCGGCCTCGCCCTCAACTCGTCCGTGCGGAGGAAGGCCCGCCATGCCTGA
- a CDS encoding extracellular solute-binding protein, which produces MSPRRSRSAAARRATTITVAALAFGVAAAGCSKSTSTPPQSAASTPAAPAAVADLVTKSHTESGLILYGNTPTAVMQPLLDAFAKAYPWIKPAYSQLSDNQVYTKFQSEHAQGARTADLLISDAIPQALQAEQNGLIADVTPQGLANFPHYIDQGHGVFVMSPDPVLTAWNTKTLSGADVPTSYAQLAADIKADPAKYPLVSYSPANPLGYNAVYGLDHVLGAATVAGYLATYGPHTKTFDEGLDGLTYLAGGGASFGWLSSGLAQAVVPQYKGLIKYGYMTDATPLTPRLISQTAGAASAASAQLFLDFVYSDPGQQVMCAAGMEASMNGFKPATGCTADLTDLATHVDPSTEFLVPVTQDVVNQQTAITAGWNKALGH; this is translated from the coding sequence ATGTCCCCCCGCCGCTCCCGCTCCGCCGCCGCTCGCAGAGCCACCACGATCACCGTCGCCGCCCTCGCCTTCGGAGTCGCCGCAGCCGGCTGTTCCAAGAGCACCAGCACCCCACCGCAGAGCGCCGCATCCACACCGGCCGCCCCCGCCGCGGTCGCCGACCTCGTGACCAAGTCGCACACCGAGTCCGGGCTGATCCTGTACGGCAACACGCCGACCGCGGTCATGCAGCCGCTGCTGGACGCCTTCGCCAAGGCGTACCCGTGGATCAAGCCCGCGTACTCGCAGCTGTCCGACAACCAGGTCTACACAAAGTTCCAGTCCGAGCACGCCCAGGGCGCACGGACCGCCGACCTCCTCATCTCCGACGCGATTCCGCAGGCGCTGCAGGCCGAACAGAACGGCCTGATCGCCGACGTGACCCCGCAGGGCCTCGCGAACTTCCCTCACTACATCGACCAGGGACACGGTGTTTTTGTGATGTCACCGGATCCGGTGCTGACCGCCTGGAACACCAAGACCCTGTCCGGGGCCGACGTTCCCACGAGCTACGCGCAGCTCGCCGCCGACATCAAGGCCGACCCGGCGAAGTACCCGCTGGTCAGCTACTCCCCCGCCAACCCGCTCGGTTATAACGCCGTCTACGGCCTCGACCACGTCCTCGGCGCCGCCACCGTCGCCGGCTACCTCGCGACGTACGGCCCGCACACCAAGACCTTCGACGAAGGCCTGGACGGACTGACCTACCTGGCCGGCGGCGGCGCCTCCTTCGGCTGGCTGTCCAGCGGGCTGGCCCAGGCCGTCGTCCCGCAGTACAAGGGCCTGATCAAGTACGGCTACATGACGGACGCCACGCCCCTGACCCCGCGGCTGATCTCGCAGACCGCCGGCGCGGCCTCGGCGGCCTCGGCCCAGCTCTTCCTGGACTTCGTCTACAGCGATCCCGGTCAGCAGGTCATGTGCGCGGCCGGGATGGAGGCGTCGATGAACGGCTTCAAGCCCGCGACCGGCTGCACCGCCGACCTCACCGATCTGGCCACACACGTCGACCCGAGCACCGAGTTCCTGGTCCCCGTCACCCAGGACGTGGTCAACCAGCAAACGGCCATCACGGCCGGCTGGAACAAGGCCCTCGGCCACTGA
- a CDS encoding MMPL family transporter yields MERFGALLLRHRLVVTLAWVVVTIVGVLMAPNVGGRLQSGTTVNTASYHANVALQKEYGGVGANPSVLVVDLPHGVTADSPAVKAGLTAADKVAAGVPGVRDLSFATTGDQALVGSGGTSTLVMVYPPVSGNAVDAPVLDAMGSAITGDVPGAVVHQTGIEQLSAGGTGGGSSVLTELLVGVGLALIVLAWVFGSALAPLPLLSALVSVLTMQLAIYGLTYVTSIHINPSVQFIVALLGLGLSVDYSLLLVNRWREERDRGADNRQAVVRAVKRAGHSVAFSALIASLGLFALIVVPVSFLQGVGLSGLFIPSIAALVALTTIPLLLSTVGPRLDKIRLRRRKSTGPGAMWTRTAKAIVARPKTAAVTGLAILGTLCAFGLTINIASPASTSLAANGPAQQGLAALQHDGFPTGVLTSIPIELPAGTDPAATAATLRALPSMHGVLVADNPAWQHSGSSVIMGLPTSEIGTSHAGSALADLHAAVPHNAMIGGDLVQSTDVTHIMSSWFPVLLGVVALLTFVLLARGMRSLLLPAKAVALNVLSVGAAYGVLVLIWQLGWGSKSLWGIPATGSISPFVPMLLFAFLFGVSMDYEVFILARVREAYDRTGRTNDAVVEGVSRTGRLVTSAALILFLALASLSSAPDVTIKMMATGMAAGVLIDAVVVRTLLTPALVVLFGRANWYLPAWAARLLRVKPSAPGHALDAQDAADADDGSADAPTPHPSVHA; encoded by the coding sequence GTGGAACGCTTCGGTGCGCTGCTCCTGCGTCACCGGCTGGTGGTGACCCTGGCCTGGGTCGTCGTGACCATCGTCGGGGTGCTGATGGCGCCGAACGTGGGCGGCCGTCTGCAGAGCGGGACGACCGTCAACACGGCCAGCTATCACGCCAACGTCGCGCTGCAGAAGGAGTACGGCGGCGTCGGCGCGAACCCCAGCGTGCTGGTGGTCGACCTGCCGCACGGTGTCACCGCCGACAGCCCGGCGGTCAAGGCCGGCCTCACGGCCGCCGACAAGGTCGCCGCCGGCGTGCCCGGGGTCCGCGACCTGTCCTTCGCCACCACCGGTGACCAGGCGCTGGTCGGTTCCGGCGGGACGTCCACGCTGGTGATGGTCTACCCGCCGGTCAGCGGTAACGCGGTGGACGCGCCGGTGCTGGACGCGATGGGCTCGGCGATCACCGGGGACGTCCCGGGCGCCGTCGTGCACCAGACCGGCATCGAGCAGCTTTCCGCCGGCGGCACCGGCGGCGGGTCCAGCGTGCTGACCGAGCTGCTGGTCGGCGTCGGGCTCGCGCTGATCGTGCTGGCCTGGGTGTTCGGTTCGGCGCTGGCCCCGCTGCCGCTGCTGTCGGCGCTGGTCTCGGTGCTGACGATGCAGCTGGCCATCTACGGCCTGACTTACGTGACCAGCATCCACATCAACCCCTCGGTGCAGTTCATCGTCGCCCTGCTGGGCCTGGGCCTGTCGGTCGACTACTCGCTGCTGCTGGTCAACCGCTGGCGCGAGGAACGGGATCGGGGCGCCGACAACCGCCAGGCGGTCGTGCGGGCGGTCAAGCGCGCCGGACACTCGGTGGCGTTCAGCGCGCTCATCGCCTCGCTCGGGCTGTTCGCGCTGATCGTGGTGCCGGTGTCGTTCCTGCAGGGCGTGGGGCTGTCCGGGCTGTTCATCCCGTCGATCGCCGCGCTGGTGGCGCTCACGACCATCCCGCTGCTGCTGTCCACGGTCGGGCCGCGGCTGGACAAGATCCGGCTGCGTCGTCGCAAGAGCACCGGACCCGGGGCGATGTGGACCCGGACCGCGAAGGCCATCGTGGCCCGGCCCAAGACGGCGGCTGTGACCGGGCTGGCGATCCTGGGAACGCTGTGCGCGTTCGGCTTGACCATCAACATCGCATCGCCGGCCTCGACGTCGCTGGCCGCGAACGGACCCGCGCAGCAGGGCCTGGCCGCGCTGCAACACGACGGCTTCCCGACCGGCGTCCTGACCTCGATCCCGATCGAGCTCCCGGCCGGCACCGACCCGGCGGCGACCGCCGCGACCCTGCGCGCGCTGCCGTCGATGCACGGCGTCCTGGTCGCCGACAACCCGGCCTGGCAGCACTCCGGCAGCTCGGTGATCATGGGGCTGCCGACCAGCGAGATCGGCACCTCGCACGCCGGATCGGCGCTGGCCGACCTGCACGCCGCCGTGCCGCACAACGCCATGATCGGCGGAGACCTGGTGCAGTCGACCGACGTCACGCACATCATGTCCAGCTGGTTCCCGGTGCTGCTCGGTGTGGTCGCGCTGCTGACCTTCGTGCTGCTGGCCCGGGGCATGCGCTCGCTGCTGCTGCCGGCCAAGGCGGTCGCGCTGAACGTGCTGTCGGTCGGCGCCGCATACGGGGTGCTGGTGCTGATCTGGCAGCTCGGCTGGGGGTCGAAGAGCCTGTGGGGCATCCCGGCGACAGGGTCGATCAGTCCGTTCGTCCCGATGTTGCTGTTCGCGTTCTTGTTCGGGGTGTCGATGGACTACGAGGTGTTCATCCTTGCCAGGGTCCGGGAGGCCTACGACCGCACCGGACGCACGAATGACGCCGTGGTCGAGGGTGTCAGCCGGACCGGACGCCTGGTCACGAGTGCCGCGCTGATCCTGTTCCTGGCCCTGGCCTCGCTGTCGTCGGCCCCGGACGTGACCATCAAGATGATGGCCACCGGCATGGCCGCCGGAGTCCTGATCGACGCCGTGGTGGTGCGGACGCTGCTCACCCCGGCGCTGGTGGTGCTGTTCGGCCGTGCCAACTGGTACCTGCCCGCGTGGGCCGCCCGGCTGTTGCGCGTGAAGCCCTCGGCACCGGGTCACGCGCTGGACGCACAGGACGCAGCCGACGCTGACGACGGCTCGGCGGACGCGCCGACCCCGCACCCGTCCGTGCATGCTTGA
- a CDS encoding response regulator transcription factor, whose translation MRVLVIEDDESTGASLTWGLQAEGYTVVLAVDGDEGLWQATEHDFDLIVLDVMLPGLDGYQICARLREAGNWTPILMLTAMDADLDQAEGLDLGADDYLTKPFAYPVLLARMRALLRRGGKPRPALLTAGDLTLDPATRVVRRAGQTVTLTPGELAVLEYLLRAEGRAVSKAELLAHCWDENSESDPAVVEVRIHHLRRKVDEPFGSRLIETVRGAGYRVEPQTS comes from the coding sequence ATGAGAGTCCTCGTCATCGAAGACGACGAATCCACCGGTGCATCCCTGACCTGGGGACTCCAGGCCGAGGGGTACACCGTCGTGCTCGCCGTCGACGGTGACGAGGGGCTGTGGCAGGCCACCGAGCACGACTTCGACCTGATCGTCCTCGACGTCATGCTCCCCGGCCTGGACGGCTACCAGATCTGCGCGCGCCTGCGCGAGGCCGGGAACTGGACGCCGATCCTGATGCTCACCGCGATGGACGCCGACCTCGACCAGGCCGAAGGGCTGGACCTCGGCGCCGACGACTACCTCACCAAGCCGTTCGCGTACCCGGTCCTGCTGGCCCGGATGCGGGCCCTGCTGCGGCGCGGCGGCAAGCCGCGCCCGGCGCTGCTGACCGCCGGCGACCTGACGCTGGACCCGGCGACCCGCGTCGTCCGGCGCGCCGGGCAGACCGTCACGCTGACACCGGGGGAGCTGGCGGTGCTGGAGTACCTGCTGCGGGCCGAAGGACGTGCGGTGTCGAAGGCGGAGCTGCTGGCGCACTGCTGGGACGAGAACTCCGAATCCGACCCGGCGGTCGTGGAGGTCCGCATCCACCATCTGCGCCGGAAGGTGGACGAGCCGTTCGGCTCCCGCCTCATCGAGACGGTACGGGGAGCGGGGTATCGCGTTGAACCGCAGACCTCTTAG
- a CDS encoding sensor histidine kinase, producing MNRRPLSRLRSRVRHRPRSRSLRLRLTALAALAITVTVGLATAVLVATLVSSVRSNETTTLNAYAESVARSATDGRWPTPLPPAPGDPGMWAQVVDSSSGQVVAATQNVAGRPAMYTLAAGSTSPKPSPSLVGHEDEQVAAQRYVVGSTPVVVYAGGPTRLLSILTSDIRGHLLYAVPVVLLGAIGISWLLIGRTLRPVERMRAEAAEITGSGLHRRIPEPDGDDEIGRLARTLNIMLGRLETSAARQRRFVSDASHELRTPVTAIRTSMEVGLAHPDRAPWPELAARAVAEAARLQRLVDDLLLHARADDDTLVARHEPVDLHGLAVAAVAAVEAVPSRIPIAVEVEAGAGAEDEAGVRVAGDPDQLTRLLRNLLDNAERHATAQIRVRVTMDGPQTAVVEVIDDGPGIPLADRERIFDRFVRLQTARERGPGATAGTGLGLSIARDIVTAHGGTIDVTDSDPARGDERGATFTVRLPAVDR from the coding sequence TTGAACCGCAGACCTCTTAGCCGCCTTCGCAGCCGCGTCCGGCACCGTCCTCGCAGCCGCTCGCTGCGGCTGCGGCTCACCGCGCTGGCCGCGCTGGCGATCACCGTGACCGTCGGGCTGGCGACCGCCGTGCTGGTCGCCACGCTCGTCAGTTCCGTGCGGTCGAACGAGACCACCACCTTGAACGCCTACGCCGAATCCGTCGCCCGCTCGGCCACCGACGGCCGCTGGCCCACGCCGCTGCCTCCGGCTCCCGGCGACCCGGGGATGTGGGCGCAGGTCGTCGACTCCTCCTCCGGCCAGGTCGTGGCCGCCACGCAGAACGTCGCCGGGCGGCCCGCGATGTACACGCTCGCGGCGGGCAGCACGTCGCCCAAGCCGTCACCGAGCCTGGTGGGGCACGAGGACGAACAGGTCGCCGCGCAGCGGTACGTGGTGGGCTCGACGCCGGTCGTCGTCTACGCCGGCGGCCCGACCCGGCTTCTCAGCATCCTGACCAGCGACATCAGAGGGCACCTTCTCTACGCCGTACCGGTGGTGCTGCTCGGCGCGATCGGCATCTCCTGGCTGCTGATCGGCCGTACGCTCCGTCCGGTCGAGCGGATGCGGGCCGAAGCCGCCGAGATCACCGGCAGCGGCCTGCACCGCCGCATCCCCGAACCGGACGGCGACGACGAGATCGGCCGGCTGGCCCGCACCCTCAACATCATGCTCGGGCGCCTGGAGACCTCCGCCGCCCGGCAGCGCCGCTTCGTCTCCGACGCCTCGCACGAGCTGCGGACGCCGGTCACCGCCATCCGCACCTCGATGGAAGTGGGCCTCGCGCACCCCGACCGGGCGCCCTGGCCCGAGCTCGCGGCGCGTGCCGTCGCCGAGGCCGCGCGGCTGCAACGCCTGGTCGACGACCTGTTGCTGCATGCCCGCGCCGACGACGACACGCTGGTGGCGCGGCACGAGCCGGTTGATCTGCACGGCTTGGCCGTCGCCGCGGTCGCTGCGGTCGAGGCCGTGCCGTCCCGGATCCCCATCGCCGTCGAAGTCGAGGCCGGGGCCGGGGCCGAGGACGAGGCCGGCGTGCGGGTCGCCGGCGATCCGGACCAGCTCACGCGCCTGCTGCGCAACCTGCTGGACAACGCCGAACGGCACGCGACGGCGCAGATTCGCGTGCGGGTCACGATGGACGGGCCCCAGACCGCCGTCGTCGAGGTGATCGACGACGGCCCCGGGATCCCCCTCGCGGATCGCGAGCGGATCTTCGACCGGTTCGTCCGGCTCCAGACCGCGCGGGAACGCGGGCCGGGAGCGACTGCGGGTACCGGATTGGGGCTGTCGATCGCGCGCGACATCGTCACGGCGCACGGCGGGACGATCGACGTCACCGACTCCGATCCCGCGCGGGGCGACGAGCGCGGGGCGACGTTCACCGTGCGGTTGCCGGCCGTCGATCGGTAG
- a CDS encoding MarR family winged helix-turn-helix transcriptional regulator, which yields MDETDRPAADAQELAAELQLVVGRTARSLRQAHPVGNVALSEISVLSRLDREGPDSPSSLAEAERVRPQAMAVTLATLEERGLVSRRQHPDDGRRVVVAVTDAGRTLLIGRRSESVRRIAAVLDAEFTPTERDAMLAVLPLLNRLAERL from the coding sequence GTGGACGAGACGGATCGGCCGGCGGCCGACGCTCAGGAGCTCGCAGCGGAGTTGCAGCTGGTCGTGGGCCGCACCGCGCGGAGCCTGCGGCAGGCCCACCCCGTGGGGAACGTGGCGCTCTCCGAGATCTCCGTCCTGTCCCGCCTGGACCGCGAGGGCCCGGATTCCCCCAGCTCGCTGGCCGAGGCCGAGCGGGTACGGCCGCAGGCCATGGCGGTGACTCTGGCGACGCTGGAGGAGCGGGGCCTGGTGAGCCGTCGTCAGCACCCTGATGACGGCCGTCGCGTGGTCGTCGCGGTGACGGACGCGGGCCGGACCTTGCTCATCGGCCGGCGGTCCGAATCGGTGCGGCGAATAGCGGCGGTCCTCGACGCCGAGTTCACGCCGACCGAACGCGACGCGATGCTCGCCGTGTTGCCGCTGCTGAACCGACTCGCGGAGCGACTGTGA
- a CDS encoding MFS transporter: protein MALSNTTLGVLISAVDSSIVIISLPAIFRGIGLDPLAPGNIGYLLWMILGYLLVSAVLVVALGRLGDMFGRVRMYNMGFAIFACASLALSVDPLKGGSGALWLIGFRVVQAVGGSMLTANSAAILTDAFPARQRGMALGVNQITALAGMFLGLLAGGLLAAIDWRAVFWVSVPIGVIGTIWSYRSLREVGTRKPGRIDWVGNITFTAGAGSLLAAITYGIQPYGGHSTGWTNPWVLGGLSGGFLLLVVFCVAETRIADPMFNLGLFRIRAFAAGNLAALLIAIARGGLQFMLIIWLQGIWLPLHGYTFERTPLWAGIFMLPLTVGFLIAGPLSGYLSDRFGARLFSTSGLILVAAAFIGLLLLPVDFPYPAFAALLLLSGIGQGMFSAPNTSAIMGSVPPDQRGVASGMRATFQNSGTALSIGLFFSLMITGLASTLPHTLNTGLQAQGVPADTAQQVAGLPPVSTLFATFLGNNPISHLLAPSGVLHTLPAHNVQTLTGNRFFPELVSGPFHHGLVIVFSAAAAMSLIGALASVLRGRHRQAGADQPAASTKGQ from the coding sequence ATCGCGCTGTCGAACACGACCCTCGGCGTGCTGATCTCCGCCGTCGACAGCTCGATCGTGATCATCTCGCTGCCGGCGATCTTCCGAGGCATCGGCCTGGACCCGCTGGCCCCGGGGAACATCGGCTACCTGCTCTGGATGATCCTGGGCTACCTGCTGGTCTCCGCGGTGCTGGTGGTCGCCCTGGGCCGCCTCGGCGACATGTTCGGCCGGGTCCGGATGTACAACATGGGCTTCGCGATCTTCGCGTGCGCCTCGCTCGCGCTGTCGGTCGACCCTTTGAAAGGCGGCAGCGGCGCGCTGTGGCTGATCGGGTTCCGCGTCGTGCAAGCCGTCGGCGGATCCATGCTGACCGCGAACTCCGCGGCCATCCTCACCGACGCCTTCCCGGCGCGGCAGCGCGGCATGGCGCTCGGCGTCAACCAGATCACCGCGCTCGCCGGGATGTTCCTCGGGCTGCTGGCCGGCGGACTGCTGGCCGCGATCGACTGGCGCGCGGTGTTCTGGGTCAGCGTGCCGATCGGCGTGATCGGCACCATCTGGTCCTACCGCAGCCTGCGCGAGGTCGGCACCCGCAAACCCGGCCGCATCGACTGGGTCGGCAACATCACCTTCACCGCCGGGGCCGGATCGCTGCTGGCCGCCATCACCTATGGCATCCAGCCCTACGGCGGCCACTCGACGGGCTGGACGAACCCCTGGGTCCTCGGCGGTCTGAGCGGCGGGTTCCTGCTCCTGGTCGTGTTCTGCGTCGCCGAGACCCGGATCGCCGATCCGATGTTCAACCTCGGGCTGTTCCGCATCCGGGCCTTCGCCGCCGGGAACCTGGCGGCGCTGCTGATCGCGATCGCCCGCGGCGGGCTGCAATTCATGCTGATCATCTGGCTCCAGGGCATCTGGCTGCCGCTGCACGGCTACACCTTCGAACGCACCCCGCTGTGGGCCGGCATCTTCATGCTGCCGCTGACCGTCGGGTTCCTCATCGCCGGACCGCTGTCCGGGTACCTGTCGGACCGGTTCGGCGCGCGCCTGTTCTCCACCAGCGGTCTGATACTGGTCGCGGCCGCGTTCATCGGCCTGCTGTTGTTGCCGGTGGACTTCCCGTATCCGGCCTTCGCCGCCCTGCTGCTGCTCAGCGGGATCGGCCAGGGGATGTTCTCGGCCCCGAACACGTCGGCGATCATGGGCAGCGTACCGCCGGACCAGCGCGGGGTGGCCTCCGGGATGCGCGCGACGTTCCAGAACTCGGGCACGGCGCTGTCGATCGGGCTGTTCTTCTCGCTGATGATCACGGGCCTGGCGAGCACGTTGCCGCACACGCTGAACACCGGCCTCCAGGCGCAGGGCGTGCCGGCCGACACCGCTCAACAGGTCGCGGGGCTGCCGCCGGTGAGCACGCTGTTCGCCACGTTCCTGGGCAACAACCCGATCTCCCACCTGCTCGCGCCGAGCGGCGTCCTGCACACGCTGCCGGCGCACAACGTCCAGACCCTGACCGGCAACCGGTTCTTCCCCGAACTCGTCTCCGGGCCCTTCCACCACGGACTGGTCATCGTCTTCAGCGCGGCGGCGGCGATGTCGCTGATCGGGGCGCTCGCCTCGGTGCTGCGCGGCCGCCACCGCCAGGCCGGCGCGGACCAGCCGGCTGCTTCGACGAAAGGACAGTGA